In Lineus longissimus chromosome 13, tnLinLong1.2, whole genome shotgun sequence, one genomic interval encodes:
- the LOC135497937 gene encoding fas apoptotic inhibitory molecule 1-like isoform X1 — MASNDLVATWVVPLSDKRHVIQFEHGTITGKRVITVDGLEIHRENWMFKLVGTEAFKVGGKRCCVHIDAIGGFAYEYRLDVEGKPLEKFTENIKKVVKTWNVVLNGTPYRICFEKDTVTVHVNGQIVETCEEFVDEGAETNFEIPGASNHNAKIIAVSSGRQSQGIVHTLIINDEVVPESINS; from the exons ATGGCCTCCAACGATCTCGTTGCCACGTGGGTGGTTCCGCTCTCAGATAAACGCCACGTGATTCAATTTGAGCATGGCACGATTACGGGGAAGCGTGTAATTACTGTGGATGGATTA GAAATTCACCGAGAGAATTGGATGTTTAAATTAGTTGGGACCGAGGCCTTCAAAGTCGGCGGGAAGCGGTGTTGCGTCCATATCGATGCGATTGGCGGATTCGCCTACGAGTATCGGTTGGACGTCGAAGGAAAACCGCTGGAGAAATTCACGGAGAATATAAAGAAAGTTGTGAAGACTTGGAATGTGGTTCTAAACGGGACTCCATATAGGATATGTTTTG AAAAGGACACAGTCACAGTTCATGTAAACGGGCAGATAGTAGAGACATGT GAGGAATTTGTCGACGAGGGGGCGGAGACGAATTTCGAAATACCTGGAGCGAGCAATCACAACGCGAAGATAATCGCTGTGAGCAGCGGGAGGCAGTCGCAGGGAATCGTACACACGCTGATTATCAACGACGAGGTTGTACCGGAATCAATCAATTCATGA
- the LOC135497903 gene encoding heme transporter hrg1-A-like isoform X1 produces the protein MTTFNSYQDDVVPAVVPCTTSANSYQAVASPVALQVPGPPPSSCRMWTRIALAIIGEIVGVAGGVAFILKFVNYDAGAWALVSAVFAGVTLYVHIQYMREFWKTWVYRLRYLMLTGCFVMTAGLCGFVAYLTLAIYQGHEFSVYGQNYYIVIVWCFMTFKWGAALFYYSRSYRNLYADEYKLPYQKL, from the exons ATGACGACTTTCAACTCCTACCAGGACGATGTTGTCCCCGCGGTTGTCCCCTGTACGACAAGTGCCAACTCCTATCAGGCTGTCGCCAGCCCTGTGGCTCTCCAAGTCCCAGGGCCTCCACCGAGCTCCTGCAGAATGTGGACACGGATTGCCCTTGCGATCATCGGGGAAATAGTCGGAGTAGCAGGCGGGGTTGCCTTCATTTTGAAGTTCGTGAATTATGATGCCGGAGCCTGGGCGTTGGTGTCTG CTGTGTTTGCCGGAGTCACATTATACGTCCACATTCAGTATATGCGTGAGTTCTGGAAGACGTGGGTTTACCGCCTCCGCTACCTGATGTTGACGGGATGTTTTGTCATGACGGCGGGTCTCTGTGGCTTCGTTGCCTATCTGACATTGGCGATCTATCAAGGACATG AATTTTCCGTCTATGGTCAAAATTACTACATCGTGATCGTGTGGTGCTTCATGACGTTCAAATGGGGTGCGGCGTTGTTCTACTACTCGCGATCGTACCGGAATCTTTACGCCGATGAATACAAACTCCCGTACCAGAAATTATAG
- the LOC135497937 gene encoding fas apoptotic inhibitory molecule 1-like isoform X2: MQSEDLVAVWNVALSDGIHRVEFEHGTTTGKRILRVDGKEIHRENWMFKLVGTEAFKVGGKRCCVHIDAIGGFAYEYRLDVEGKPLEKFTENIKKVVKTWNVVLNGTPYRICFEKDTVTVHVNGQIVETCEEFVDEGAETNFEIPGASNHNAKIIAVSSGRQSQGIVHTLIINDEVVPESINS; the protein is encoded by the exons ATGCAATCGGAGGACCTTGTCGCCGTGTGGAACGTCGCGCTAAGCGACGGTATTCATCGCGTCGAATTTGAACACGGAACGACGACGGGGAAGAGAATTTTAAGAGTTGACGGAAAA GAAATTCACCGAGAGAATTGGATGTTTAAATTAGTTGGGACCGAGGCCTTCAAAGTCGGCGGGAAGCGGTGTTGCGTCCATATCGATGCGATTGGCGGATTCGCCTACGAGTATCGGTTGGACGTCGAAGGAAAACCGCTGGAGAAATTCACGGAGAATATAAAGAAAGTTGTGAAGACTTGGAATGTGGTTCTAAACGGGACTCCATATAGGATATGTTTTG AAAAGGACACAGTCACAGTTCATGTAAACGGGCAGATAGTAGAGACATGT GAGGAATTTGTCGACGAGGGGGCGGAGACGAATTTCGAAATACCTGGAGCGAGCAATCACAACGCGAAGATAATCGCTGTGAGCAGCGGGAGGCAGTCGCAGGGAATCGTACACACGCTGATTATCAACGACGAGGTTGTACCGGAATCAATCAATTCATGA
- the LOC135497903 gene encoding heme transporter hrg1-A-like isoform X2 has product MAMTNLGSYTRAVEPSPCSVKVRVALAVTGVLVGIAVFPAFGVKFHNWDAAAWGLVSAVFAGVTLYVHIQYMREFWKTWVYRLRYLMLTGCFVMTAGLCGFVAYLTLAIYQGHEFSVYGQNYYIVIVWCFMTFKWGAALFYYSRSYRNLYADEYKLPYQKL; this is encoded by the exons ATGGCAATGACGAATCTCGGGTCCTACACTCGCGCAGTTGAACCGAGTCCCTGTTCGGTGAAGGTTCGAGTGGCCTTGGCTGTAACGGGGGTACTGGTTGGGATAGCTGTCTTCCCCGCGTTTGGGGTGAAATTTCACAACTGGGACGCGGCAGCGTGGGGTTTGGTGTCTG CTGTGTTTGCCGGAGTCACATTATACGTCCACATTCAGTATATGCGTGAGTTCTGGAAGACGTGGGTTTACCGCCTCCGCTACCTGATGTTGACGGGATGTTTTGTCATGACGGCGGGTCTCTGTGGCTTCGTTGCCTATCTGACATTGGCGATCTATCAAGGACATG AATTTTCCGTCTATGGTCAAAATTACTACATCGTGATCGTGTGGTGCTTCATGACGTTCAAATGGGGTGCGGCGTTGTTCTACTACTCGCGATCGTACCGGAATCTTTACGCCGATGAATACAAACTCCCGTACCAGAAATTATAG